A portion of the Citrobacter rodentium NBRC 105723 = DSM 16636 genome contains these proteins:
- a CDS encoding membrane protein, protein MHQPGTTSLASLKAQLLNLNANNQYPFILREEGDEIIASWNIVDARWREILGKAGLKKQYELRLFFDESKKQVRYHEKSTDVEWSASPGGLKFSKSARLGKQLEFSTGSAWGAKDDGSVGKIYGYKFVSTEITDPVFEIVRNAGWQVQGILADKKKRRLAIAGVIGAALIIIVGIASILFVSLGGVKNAARAEIELLRNGQYSEAWRASAYAIQRKMTEEEFIQATKFLNFPEIEDYSFNNISVKNNVGTLSGKVTFKNGAPGRITVTMYKENEQWKLAGVSVD, encoded by the coding sequence ATGCATCAGCCGGGAACGACCTCTTTAGCCAGTCTTAAAGCGCAGTTATTAAACCTGAATGCCAACAATCAATATCCTTTTATTCTTCGGGAAGAGGGCGATGAAATTATTGCCTCCTGGAATATCGTTGATGCCAGATGGCGGGAAATTTTAGGTAAAGCGGGCCTGAAGAAACAGTACGAGCTTCGGCTGTTTTTCGATGAAAGCAAAAAGCAGGTTCGCTATCACGAAAAATCTACCGACGTGGAATGGAGCGCCAGCCCCGGCGGCTTAAAATTCAGCAAGTCAGCGCGTCTCGGTAAGCAACTGGAATTCTCAACGGGCAGCGCCTGGGGCGCCAAAGATGATGGCAGCGTTGGCAAAATTTATGGTTATAAATTTGTCTCAACAGAAATAACCGATCCCGTTTTTGAGATTGTCCGCAATGCCGGTTGGCAGGTGCAGGGCATTCTGGCAGACAAGAAAAAAAGAAGACTTGCGATCGCTGGCGTAATTGGCGCTGCATTGATTATCATAGTCGGTATCGCTTCAATCCTCTTTGTTTCATTAGGCGGCGTAAAAAACGCAGCCCGCGCGGAAATAGAACTGTTGCGCAACGGGCAATATTCCGAAGCCTGGCGGGCGAGCGCCTATGCTATTCAGCGAAAAATGACGGAAGAGGAATTTATTCAGGCTACGAAGTTCCTTAACTTCCCTGAAATTGAGGACTATTCGTTTAATAACATCAGCGTTAAGAACAATGTCGGCACCTTATCGGGCAAAGTCACGTTCAAAAATGGCGCGCCGGGGAGGATTACCGTCACGATGTATAAAGAAAATGAGCAGTGGAAACTGGCAGGGGTTTCCGTCGATTAA